A window of Hymenobacter siberiensis genomic DNA:
ATGCGGTAGCCGTTCACGTCCACGTCGCGGGTTTGCGGGCCGGAATCGGATAGCAGTACCACGCCCGCAAACGGCCCTTCGCCGGCCGGAATGGTGAGCGTGCCGCCCAGCCGGTTTTTGGTAACGGGGTTGGTGAACGTGACGTCGGACTCGCGGTAAGGCGGCGTCGCCTTGAACTTGGTGATGGCCTGCGTGGAGGCCACCGCCCGCGTGAGCACCATGGGCGCCGTCAGGCCCGGCTGCTTCCAGGTGCCGCTGAGGGTGGTGCCTTCATCCAGCACCTTGCCCACGAAGCTGCTGCCGGCCTGCTCGATGGTCAGCGTCAGGTTGTCGCCTTTCAACTCTACTTCCACCGGCATGCGGCTGATGCGCTGCTGGGGCGCATCGAGGGCGGCGTAGTAAGCACCGTTGGTAAGCGGTACGATGGTGATGATGATGGAAATCTCCCCGCCGAGCAGCTTCAACGGGCCTTTCCACTGGCCGTTGAGCGGCGCGGGCGTGGGCGGCGCGGCCATTGCCCGCGCCGGGGGCTGAATAATTAATCCCAGAAAAATCAGAAAGGAGAGTAGTAATCTTATCATGGAATCAGGATATAAAAAGGGTAGATAAAGTGGTTTCAAGACAAATCAAGGCTGAAAAGTACAACAAATGTTTTTTATCACAATTGCTGTTTTTTTGTTTAATGGCTCGGCAGCTAATGCCAACGGCCGCTCTTGCGGAGCGGCCGTTGGCATTAGCAATAGATAAGGAGGCTATTTCCTGGTGTGCTGCGCAATCCAGTCGCCAATCAGGGCCAGCGCGGCCGGGGCCAGTGTTTCCTCAATGGTGCTGTACTCGGCCGGACTGCCGGTGGCGGCCGTCTGAAACAGGTGGTTGAGGCCCGGCAATTCTTTGGTGGTTACGTCGCGGTTGCCAGCGGCTTTCAGGCCGGCGGCGGTGGCGGCCAGGTTCAGGGCGGCGGGCACTTGCCGGTCGTTGCTGCCGCCTAGGGCCAGCACCGGGCAATGCACTTTGGCTAGGGTCTGGGCGGGGCGGTCGGCCAGGAGGTGGCGGTAGAAGGGCGATACCATCACGGCGTATTGCGCCTCCATGGCTGCCGCCGTGTTGGGGGCGTTGGTGGGGTTGTACAGCGCCACGAGCTGGGTACGGGCCTGGGCATCGTCGGGGGTTTTCTGGATTATCCGGGTCATGCTGCGCTGCTGCTTTTCGAGGGCCGCCAGCTGGGCCGGGTCCGAGATATTCAGGCCGACCAAGGCCAGCGACTGCTGCACAATCAGCTCATCGCCAGCCACGCCCGGCGCGGCCAGCAGCACCAGGAAATCGGGCCCGGCGGGCTGCCCGGCCGCCCCAATGGCCGCCGTGCCGCCCTCGCTGTGCCCCAGCAGCCCCACCTGGCTTTTGCGGATGCCCGGCTGGGCCCGCAGCCAGGCCAGGGCGGCCTGAGCATCGGTGGTGTAGTCGGCGCTGGTCATCCCCTTTTGGGTGCCGCCGCTCTGGCCCACGCCCCGGTCGTCGAAGCGCAGCACGGCGATGCCGTGGCGGGTGAGGTAGTCGGCCAGCACCGCGAAGGGCTGGTGGCTGAAGATGGTTTCGTTGCGGTCTTCCGGCCCCGAGCCGGTGAGCAGCACCACGGCCGGAAACGGGCCCATGGCGGCGGGCACGGTGTAGGTGCCGGCCAGGGTGATGCTGGCCTTTTCATTCTTAAACGTGACATCGGCCGACTGGTAGGGGAAGGGCGGCTGCGGCGTTTGGGGCCGGTTGGGGCCGGCGGCTTTGGCCCCGCCCGCCCGGCTGAAGGTGAGCGGGAAGGAGCGCAGGCCCTGCTGCCACTCGCCGGTTAGCTGCTGCCCATCGGCCGAGCGGCGGCCGGCAAACTGCGCGGCCACGGGCTGGCGCAGGCGCAGGTATACGCTGTCGGCGGGTGCGGTGAACTGCATGACCAGGCCGTTGGCGTGCCGGGCCGGAATATCCAGCGTGGCCGTACGCGGCCCACCGGCCGGGTCGGTGAGGTGCGCGGTAAGTTCCAGCGTGCCCATCAGCGTGCCGGACCAGTCGCCGGTGAGGCTGGGTAGAGCCGTTTGGGCGTGGGCGCTAGAAAAACTCAGCAGCGCGGCGGCGGTGGTTAAGAAGGAGCGGTTCAGCAGGTTCATTGGCGTGGAGGTGAATGACGCTGCAAGTGTACGAAGATAATTAGACAAACTTCTAAATGATGAAAATAAAAAATTTGTGTGTGCTACCTTATTGTGGTTAGAAACTCACGGCGAGCGTAGTCGTCTTTTGGTTGGAAGGCAGCTGTTGCAAGGCATAAAGCGCATTGGCAATGCAAGCGGCTGCACTGTAATGAGTGCCAATAAAAATGGCTTTGCCTTTATAAGAGCTTATTGAACTAGAGCCTTTTTCAGGCTTACTACTCGAAAACATAAAGCGGGATTTGCCAGCCTTATCAGGAAATGGGATTGATATATTCGAGTTGGTTTTCAGCACCATTTGACATACTTCCAGCAGAATGTCTTTCCAAGTTGAAATTGTTTTGATGGAGCCATTCGGTAGCCGTAGCTGCTTCGGTTTCTGGCCGGTGGGCAAAGCGGCTAGGTTCAGTTGGCTCACCTCTATAAATTCAATAGCTTCTGCCTTCGATTTTTTCGGCTGCGACTTGGTAGTAGGTTGTGGTTTT
This region includes:
- a CDS encoding alpha/beta hydrolase family protein, encoding MNLLNRSFLTTAAALLSFSSAHAQTALPSLTGDWSGTLMGTLELTAHLTDPAGGPRTATLDIPARHANGLVMQFTAPADSVYLRLRQPVAAQFAGRRSADGQQLTGEWQQGLRSFPLTFSRAGGAKAAGPNRPQTPQPPFPYQSADVTFKNEKASITLAGTYTVPAAMGPFPAVVLLTGSGPEDRNETIFSHQPFAVLADYLTRHGIAVLRFDDRGVGQSGGTQKGMTSADYTTDAQAALAWLRAQPGIRKSQVGLLGHSEGGTAAIGAAGQPAGPDFLVLLAAPGVAGDELIVQQSLALVGLNISDPAQLAALEKQQRSMTRIIQKTPDDAQARTQLVALYNPTNAPNTAAAMEAQYAVMVSPFYRHLLADRPAQTLAKVHCPVLALGGSNDRQVPAALNLAATAAGLKAAGNRDVTTKELPGLNHLFQTAATGSPAEYSTIEETLAPAALALIGDWIAQHTRK